TCCAAGTAGTCTATGCCCACATGGATCCAGTGTTAACTGCACAGTGCTGTAAATTATTAGTATCGGCAATACTGACTACTGAAACAATATGGAAAGTTTCATGTGTAAATATATTGGTTATCTGAGTCCTTCATTTTGAGTCTCTCATTTCATATGCCAGTGCCCTGAATTTAATGCTAAAATCAGGAACTGCATTAGTTACATATTTCTTGCTCCAATCAAAGAGAGTAGATCTTACTCACCTCTTTGCAGATGCAGGTGATTTGGCCACAATCACAGCATTCCTGTAATCTGGGATCTGTAGCAAACAACAGAGATCAACTATGTCATATCTTTTATGGAAATTTAAGCTCATTAAGTGCCACATATAAttttaagaatttaaaaaaatatctataGTATCAAATACTTCAAGTTTAAGCAAATAACACTAGCTTTGAATGCCTAGATTTTACAaccttaaaaatgttcttttaatgttgttttctgtgtgtaatttcctacatttttaaaaacaaactgaaaaaaacctcaaattccatcatgtggcatcatacaGACACCCATATGGATCATCAGCAGGAATGGAACATTTACGTCCACTGCACAGACCACTACCACTTGATCAAACAaaataactgatagcagtagtaggttgtcatcatAGTGGACCAGCAGTAAAGGGGGATGGGAATCTTAACGAGAGGGTTTGACAGTTATTTGCTGAcaacagaggaatggtgagactcaggaatctatGTCAGGTTCTGGAGGGGAGCGTGATCTAGTGGGCACAAATTCTTCCGTTCACTTCTCCCAAGCATGACTACTCTAACTTGCCCCAGTCtggtctcttccccacccttggCTTCTCATCCAAGTTCCATTCTCCACACTTAGCCAGTTCCAGTTCCGCCCATTTGCGgtctctttcttccccctctccccacatcccTGTTCTCCATCCCCACTGGCTCCCTCCTCAGGCTCCTTGTCCAATCTCAGTGTTCTTACCCCCACCCATGGCTccttgttccagtatctttccccAGCCAGTCCTGGTTCTCCCCCCAGTCATTGAAAGCACAgaggctccctgccccacagttcAGGTGTCCAGACACCTTTGCAAGGAAAGTCCTCCTCAGCCCCAAGCTAGAACATGTGGATGGGTGGGAAgcgtagacatggtatatcttgactttagtaaagcttttgatactgtctcgcacgACCGTCTCGTAAATAAACTACAGAAATGCAACCTAGAtcgaactactataaggtgggcacaaaactggttggaaaaccattcccagagagcagttatcagtggctcacagtcatgctggaaggacatgaTGAGTGAGgtctcacagggatcagttctgggtccggttctgttcaatatcttcatcaatgatttagataatggcatagagagtacccttataaagtttgtggatgataataagctgggaggggttgcaagtgctttggaggacaggagtaaaattcaaaatgatctggacaaactagagaaatggtctgaagtcaataagatgaaattcaataaggactccactgcaaagtactccacttaagaatgaacaatcagctgcactcatacaaaatgactgcctagaaaggagtactgcggaaagggatctggggttcatagtggatcacaagtacCTGCCggtatgtccctcagcccgcgccgcttcccgcagccctcactggcctgcagcggcaaaccgcggccagtgggagccgcgattggccgaacctgtggatgaggcaggtaaacaaaccagcccggcccgccaggggctttccctgaacaagcgacgtCCCAAAtctgggaaacactggtctagataatacttagtcctgccatgagtgcaggggactggactagatgacctttcaaggtgccttccagtcctatgattctatgcctagTGCAAGCAGAATTTTTGTGGAATTTAGCGGCTAAAATCTAAGAAGCCTCtactaaatatatttaaattgatttttcaaaggcttacattacaacttggccaaatttgggtggattttcacggcacagcaaaaggcacatccctgacaccaagGCCATCCTTTGCCACAtgtcaaatccctgctccaaagcatggggtgCTAGATAAAAGGTATCAAggttttaatatgggcaaaacaatgtatttttccctagcctcatttcTGAAACAATGATCCATTTTGGCTAAAAACTTCCAAATTattcagcttgaggcagacacccaACATGGAAAATGTTAACCCAAACAgttaagtttggcaaagttctAAGTAACAGAAGGCAGGGTCTTACAACGGGAAGCGTCAGGCAACATTAAAACAGATGAGACTACTAGCCCTGTTTATAATACAAGAAATATGACCGGGGAAAAAAAGTGCTGAAgtttccctttccccctcatgtaaTTGTGCTCCTTCAAAGACCATGTAAAATTAGATAGGCCATATGAAAGAGGCATACAGTGCAAGATACGGACAATGTAGGGCATGCCATTTAACATACTGAAGGGTTTATTTCTGTTCAAACAGGACTGTCTCACTTTTAACTGCCAAATCTCCAAACGTGATTTCCATTACTCAGTTCATGCAAAAGCAAAGTCAACAACCTGGAACTGTTCAACAATGCCCTTCAAAACTTAAAATATGGGCACTGGCAACTCCTAGCAGCAGAGAATTATGATAAGTCACTAACATCTAATATGCACACTGTACAGTGTGTGAAGGTGATATGAAGTGTTCACTAAATAAGCATGCTCAGACATATACACAAACATGAAGGCTTTATGCCACATAGTATCCAACTAATGGGTATCCTGGGGTGAAGAAAATCCAATTTCATCTTTGATTCTCAAAGGATCTGGGTGGGAAATTATCATGGAATGGGCACCAGCAGCTCTCAAcctttacagtttggtttaatgacaggtttcagagtagcagccgtgtaagtctgtattcgcaaaaagaaaaggagtacttgtggcaccttagagactaaccaatttatttgagcataagctttcgtgagctacagtatgcatccgatgaagtgagctgtagctcacgaaagcttatgctcaaataaattggttagtctctaaggtgccacaagtactccttttcaatttgGTTTAAGTTCTTTGTAAATAATCTCCATTCTTTTCAAGTTGAACTTATTTCACACTAGTCAATACATCCTATTAAAGATACCAACAAACATTTAGCATGCTGTAGTATTCAAAATGCATGACATCCAGAGCATATTTGGTAAACATGAAATGCAGATGATGTATTAAGTTATTCCTGATCAGCGTTACATGGCAATTTTATGAAGAGATACACATATAACATAGGCCTCTGGATTGGCTAGAAGGCACTAAGTGTGACCAAATCCTGGGAAACCAAGTATGTAAGGTCCTTTTAGTTAGCTTACTTTCCTGTAAGTCATTCTATGAAGCAGAGAAAAGATTAAGGAAGTGAAATAAGAAAAACCCCTTCTAAATATCCACCTGCCAAAGGAGTTTGCCAGCTTCCAAAAATCTGCAGATGAGTTTTATACTATTGCCATCTTAGCTAGAGAGAATTTTCTAATGCCAAACATATATAACCAGCTAACCATTGGCTGAGAAAAAATCACTGCCATAAATTTGCCAACTTCCCCACACCAGTTTAAAATAATGTCATAACAAAAGTGCATCATGGAGTTTTTAGTACAGACGAAAGCTATACCTATATAAAACAATCCCTTGGGTTGAAGTGTGCCCTCCATTTGACAGGTAGCCATGTGTCCGTTTTAGGGTGGGAAGCATTCATGTTCTTCCAAAGCACTGGGCATTAACCAATGACAGAAGCACGATgttacaataaatattttttactaAAACAGCACTTGACATCCACAAGTCTCTTGGCACTTTATAAAAGAGAGCaatatcattttacagatggagaaactggggTACAGAAGGTCAGGTTCCCAAGATCCCACACTCTTAAGTAGGTAGCAGATCAAGGACTCTTGACTACAAGTCATCTGTTCTCACCATTAGACAATGCTGCCTAGGTGACCTCGAGTCTGATCtattataattttattaaaatgtccTCAATTAACATTTGCACAATGCTCTGTACATTTACACTTTCACAGTTAAAGATCCCTACTCCTAACTTTTTATTTTGGTGTCTATAGAGTGGGAAGAATGTTGATGACAAgagtagaaaaaacaaaaaacctgccaTTTTAAAACTCTCAAAAAAATGAGATTCCTCCTCTCTTcaacagactttttaaaaaattactaaatTTCACTTGATAGTATCTTTACTGATGTTCTAAACCCAACAAATGTAGGGATAACCTGAAATACAACATTGAAATGAAAACTCTCATACACATTAGTAGGCCTTGCTCACCTCTTCTTGAATGTACTGAAGCAAGAATGGAGACGCTCTCAAATTATCAACTGGAATATTAAAGAACCCCTGTATTTCCTTCTGATGTAAATCCATTGTAATAAGGTGAGTTAGACCTTTGAAAAGAGAGTAACATTTAAAAGCCACTGTATGAAAAACAAGCAGGACAAACCTAAATATTGTCTGTAGATACCAAATTTACTCCTCCTGTAGTTTTCACTAAAGGCTGTTTAGAACATGAATATTCTGTTGCACTAGAACAAAATAATATTATGGTTTTTATTGCAGTATACATCGGAAATAAATTTCCCATTAAGATTTATGGGGTATCAAATAAAtaggagtactttgcatttctatggTACCGTTTACCAAAGTCCTCAGAGCAATTTACAAAAATTAACTAAAATTCTCAACACCCCCATACCATAGATAAGTGCCACCTTCTTTCCACATTTGACTAAATTAAGGCAGAGACTCAGTCATTTGCCTACGGTCACACAGTAAGATTGTGACAGAGCTAAGATTACAACTCAgaactcctgactcccaatcccaaATTCTAATTACTCCCACACTTCTTCCCACGAAATGAGAATCAATATTTAATTAAACCTACAAGACCAGACTGCACAATTACACAGCATATCTATGAAGTGTTCATTATAACCATCCACGTGCTCCCAGGACAGGTGCCATGGGAAAAAGCAGGCAGGTGATTGCCCTGGGGGAACCAGGGGAGTTTATTCCATTCTCAGATGCCACCTTAAAAGTAGGTGTAAGTGGGATCACCCAACAGAGAGGTAAGAGAAAAATTGACAGAAATACAACTGCCCAAGAGAGTTAGGAAGGGAGAGAAGGGACCCAGCAGCAGCATCACAGGAAAGGAACCCCACCTTCCAGGATAGTAGGAATTCCAGCAGATTTATCTCACCAACTCAGCTTGGCATGGACTCTGCAATGGATGTTACAAAGACGTGCTCGTTTTTAATGCAGCGTTTCACTCACCACTTTGTATTGCTTTTACATTGGATTTTCCTCTCTAGGGTTTAAAATTTCCTCTTGCTAAAAATCTTTACAGCTATTTCTTATTGAAGTTCCCAGTTTAATGCACACAGCTGTCTAGAAGTTAAATATGACATCAGAAGCCCACCATGCCCTGATTATTTCACAACATCCTGCATTCTTACCAGCTTTGCACATCATCGAAGCCAGTAATTTAGAGACAATGGAGCCCCTTTTCCTCATCTTGCACTGCTTGCTGTATGGGAAGTAGGGAATCACTCCAATAATGCTTTTGGCACAGGAGGTTTTACAAGCATACACCATGATCAGGAGTTCCATGATCGTAGTATTCACATCCCTGGAATGAGAAGTTTCTAGTTCTGTATCCACGCATAAATATCCTTTAGCTGAATTCAGTGTGATACCTTCATCTGCTTCAAGGGACTTGAAGAAAAACTGGCAATTGAAATATCCCTATAAGGAATCCAAATATGCACCCTAGGGAGGCCACTGCACTTGACATACTATTTTAATTTCTCACTAGGACTATACTTCATAATTTCTTCTCCCATTGCCTGTTCAACAACCTCATTGTTTAGAAAGACATTTTCAGGACCGTATCAGCACAACATGTTGCTGCAATAAGGCCTACATTGTAATTAGTCTCCCACATCTTTGCACCACAAGATAAAAACTGAATGAATATATTTTCACTACGGACAGGACTAACAGTTTTAGATTCCCACAATACATTCTCCTATTATTTTGGCCAAAAATAGGCCTTGGCCAACACTAGGCTTTAAATATTTAGCAACTAACAGCCTATCTCCTGTCTCTAAACAAAAAGATTTAGTGGTATATATTAACATGGAAGGACTGATCATCAGGCAAACCAGCCCCATCATTTCTGCTGCTGTCAGAAACTAGAAGTATGCCTTTGAATTGTAGAGATCTGTAATGTTCTTGAGAACATACAATTATTATGTTGCTTAATGAGTCACATGAGCCATTTGCTTTGAAGAGAGCGCTCCCACTTTAAAAGCATTAAGTGGTGCTGCACTCAGGGTAGTCGATCACAACAAGATTTTAAAGAGAACAAAGTAAGGAACAGAGTGTACATTGCAAAAGAATGCAGAAACCCATAGAGCAAAATCCAGATTCATCTGAATATAAACAAAGTAAATGGTCAGATTATAAGAAGGTCCCCTACATACACACCTTTTAAATCACAGAGACCAACTGGCCCATCTGTGAATCTCTCATAtgtacaaaaaaagaaaacctaagACAAAAGAATTCTTAAAGATAAACCATGTCAGAAACTACTCTAGTTTCTTTAGAATATGTGTTAGTTGTTACTCACTTTGAAACTGTTTGGATGATAAAGACATCTTTTCCTCTCACAGACTCTTGAATCTGCACCCTTGTTTCTGCCAAGAAGAGAAACATACAAAGATTTAAGAAACATACAACAACAGGACTTCATGGAATTACTCCACGAAGTCGTCATACACTATAGACaaatctaaaaaataaataatttctccATCTTCAAACTGAAACAGAATAGCCATATTGAAGACAATATTCATGGTCAAATTTACAGACTTGTGTGCATCAGGTGCACAACTCCCACTAATGATAACATGAGTCATGTGGTAAGTTCCCACATGAGGACTTGAAAATGTATCCTTTTGTATCTAAGGAAGGTGATGATGGTGGCTACATACATGAACCCTCTGACCAATAATATTGCATGACAATACCAGCATTTAATGAGGATGAAGGAACAATATAAAAAAACTAATTAGAGAGAGACAACAtacaagagtgtgtgtgtgagagagatgtatGCTAGTGATCACATACATAAACAGGTGGTCTGGAAGAGTGACAGTCCTCAGAACGCAGGAAGACAAGAGGTGAAAGTTCACGTGTATGAGAGAACACAAACGTTAGAAAGTGCTGCTTCACTTTTCTGTAAATAAATTCTAAGGAGGGTTAGGTAATATACTGTCTCCCACAGAGGCAGAACGAGAGGTTTATTTAACCATTAAATGCTCACCTCTGTTTGGCTCCTGATAAACCTGAACTTTGCCCATCTCTACCCCCAACCgtctgaagaaaaagaaaagcaagaatCAGTACATTACACACAAGGGAATGGAGACCAGAATAAAGAAGAAGCCCAACCCAATGTTCATAACACTGTACAAATCTGTACTTTGTAAATCACAGGACAAATGTTTTACTATGAGATTTCTCACAACTCTACATTTTACAAGAGTTACATTACTGGTCGATCTAAGCCTGTCcacaaataaaaacaatgttaaaaaaaaaaatgaacaagaaCATTAAAATAATTCCAAATTATGAAATTATGCAACAAGTTTCTCATCATCATCTACATGGTGTCACAGATGTGCATGAGGCTTTACAAAACTGAGTTTAAATAGGTCCTTTCCCAGGGAAATTTCCAATCGAGACTGGATAAGAGGTGAAATGAGGGCAAGAGCAGACAAAGCTGTAGTTAATAAGCTTTTGAAGGTTAAACTATGGTTTAATATGTCTGTATTAGCATAGAAAAGCCAATTACTAAAAAGGAACCAATTGCATGAATGATGCACAAATATCCCCACATCCAAACACTGTGTAACCTCAgccctccctcagcacccttctTGTCTGTTCTTCCTAGGTCACGTCTAATTTAGACTGTAGGGAAGTGACCTGCCACGTCTGATATTTCTAAAAGCATCTTGCACGCTTATGGTCATGAAGTATGATCTAGATTTATTCAAGACATAATAGCTCTACCAAAGCTATTAGTGCACTTTATACTAAAAATCCTCAATATCTAAATAAATTTGTACTGAGCAGAAAAGACAAGCCTTGATAACTAACAAAGCCATAGTACATATGGAATGAGAAAACAATGGATTTTTCTAACATAAAGGATTATTTATCACAATCCAAATAAAAACCTTTGTAACTTATGTCTCCTAAACAATATTAATGTGGCCTTTCACAGTTTGCAAATGAACAGGCCAAGcataaatgttttctttgttaTTTGGTGAATAAATTACATAGTGAATAAATTACACCGTATCTTTTCAAAATTCAGCTACTGTAAAGGTTTTAGGTGAGGTACTGACACTGACTACCTACCGCTGGAAATTGTGTTCTCTAATTTGCATGTCCCACAGTAATGAAAAAAGGCTTGTCAGGGTCCATACTACCCTACATGTAGTTGTTAAATGCTATGGATGCCAGGACAAGGTGATTCAACAGCaaacctctcccagcttgctATACTGAGCGTCACGATTAACGCCTTTATTACATGTAATACAGTCTGCCCTGGGGCACAGTTCCCTAATTAGTTCTTTAAAATGATTGCCTAAAACAGACATctataatatttattttcagagaTGCAAGTTTAGTTGATTAGGAACAAAGATTTATTGTACTGACTGTGTACCTTGTAGGTAACTTTATTTTTCCAAACAATGGCGCAGTTTTACTAAGTAACTTTACAAAATATTCTTATCTGCTGAAGACTGATCTCTACTCCCAACCCACCTGGACCAATGTCCTACACTGCTGTGATGGCAGCACAGACTAACCACTGGATATTACTTACTCAGCAATTCTCCTTGATAGTTCCGTGCATGATGAATTGGAATTAGCTGAAAACAGCACCAGCCCACCCTTTGTTATATTCATGATGGCTCCTATTTCAGTTGATGCCACACAAAACATCAAAACCTACTTTGTTTTTCCACTTCTAAAatactgcaaaaaaataaaagacataTTAAGCATTACAATATTTACTGTAGAAACAAGTTTCCTTTGGATATGGGCTGCAGACTAATTCAT
The nucleotide sequence above comes from Natator depressus isolate rNatDep1 chromosome 10, rNatDep2.hap1, whole genome shotgun sequence. Encoded proteins:
- the PRPSAP2 gene encoding phosphoribosyl pyrophosphate synthase-associated protein 2, with the protein product MFCVASTEIGAIMNITKGGLVLFSANSNSSCTELSRRIAERLGVEMGKVQVYQEPNRETRVQIQESVRGKDVFIIQTVSKDVNTTIMELLIMVYACKTSCAKSIIGVIPYFPYSKQCKMRKRGSIVSKLLASMMCKAGLTHLITMDLHQKEIQGFFNIPVDNLRASPFLLQYIQEEIPDYRNAVIVAKSPASAKRAQSFAERLRLGIAVIHGEAQDAESDLVDGRHSPPTAKSVAAIHPSLEIPMLIPKEKPPITVVGDVGGRIAIIVDDIIDDVDSFLAAAETLKERGAYKIFVMATHGLLSSDAPRLIEESAIDEVVVTNTIPHEIQKLQCPKIKTVDISMILSEAIRRIHNGESMSYLFRNIGLDD